The genome window TTGAAGGATTGACGAATTGAGCCTGTGCGTCCTGCCGACAGGGGCACGGATTGGAAGCCGTGCCACAGAGCCACTGCCGGCAGGAAGGGGATTCCACTCCAAGGAAATTCGTCAATTCCTCAATCCGTCAATCGCGAGGCAGTTGCGAAACCCGATGCCCTGCGTTCGATTGAAGATTGTCGAATTTTCGAATTGACGAATTGAAGCATCCCCGGCTGTCCGGGCAATTCGACAATCCGAAAATTCATCAACTCGACAATTGCCGTGTTCGCCTGCCTCTACGTTCCCGACTTCCCCGTCGCCGCCGTTGCCCGCGGCGAGCCCGAGTTGCGCAGCCGGCCGGCAGCGGTGCTCGAAGGCGCGCCGCCGTTATTCACGGTTACAGCCGCGAACGAGAAGGCGCGCGCCGCCGGCGTCACGGCCGGCATGAACGAGCTCGAGGCTCGGGCGCGCTGCGCGGAACTTGCATGCCGCCGCCGTTCACCGGAGCAGGAGGAAGCAGCCCGCGCGGCTTTGCTGGATTGCGCCTGCAGCTTCTCGCCGCGGGTCGAGGCCACGGCGGCGGAAGCGGTGGTGCTGGATATTTCCGGCTTGGAACGCCTGTTCGGGCCGCCCGCGAGCCTGGCACACCGGTTGGCGGGACGCGCCCGTGAGCTTGGCCTTCGAGCGCGCGTCGCCGTGGCGGCCAATCCGGATGCCGCGCTCGATGCCGCGCGCGGATTCCCCGGCGTGACTGTGATCTCCGAGGGTCAGGAAGCCGAACGATTGGGCGGATTGCCGCTGGAGGTTCTGGCGCCGCCACCCGACATCCTGGAGACGCTCGAACGTTGGGGCATACGCACGTTGCGCGCCTTGGCCGCGTTGCCGGAGGTCTCCGTGGTGGAGCGCCTGGGCCAGCCGGGACTGCATCTGCAGAAGCTGGCGCGCGGGGCGGTGTCGCGCCCGCTGGTGCCTGCCGAGCCAGCGTTGCGGTTCGAGGAAACCTTGGATCTGGAATCGCCATTGACGCTGCTGGAGCCCCTGGCGTTCGTGCTGAGCCGGCTGCTGGAGCAGCTTTGCGCCCGCCTGGCGACGCGCACGCTGGCCACCAACGAGTTGCGCTTGCGCTGTGAACTCGAGGGAATGGACGAATTGTCGGATGGCCGGCATCTCCACGAACGCACGCTCCGCCTGCCCATTCCCATGCTCGATCCCGGCCTCTTCCTCAAGCTGTGGCGGCTCGATCTGGCGGCACACCCGCCGCTGGCCCCGGTCATCCAAGTGGCGTTGACGGCCGAGCCGGTGAAGCCGCAGGTAGCGCAGAACGGGCTCTTCCAGCCGCTGGCGCCCCAGCCGGAAAAACTTGAGCTGGTGCTGGCCCGCCTGGCCGCGCGCACCGGCACAGGATCCGTCGGCTCGCCCGAGATCGAAGACACGCACCGGCCGGAAGCGTTTCGTATGGAACGGTTCCAGCCAATTGCCGAATTGCCGAATCGTCGGATTGCCGGATTGAAAGACGGTCACGGAACGGCGCAGCCCGATTCGTCAATTCCCCATCTTCCTTTGCTGGCCCTCCGCCTGTTCCGTCCGCCGCGAACCGCCACGGTCGAAATGCGGCGCGGGCGTCCGGCGCGCATCTTCTCCTCCGGCACCCGCGCAGATGTGCTCTGGCTGGCGGGGCCGTGGCGTTCTTCCGGCGATTGGTGGAGCGAGCCCGCGTGGGCGCGCGACGAGTGGGACGTCGCGGTACGCAACGGCTCGGGCATCGCGCTCTACCGCCTGGTGCGCGAAGGCGAGCGATGGTCGGTGGAGGGAGAGTACGACTGAGGCAGATTGAATCATTGAGTCAATGAATCATTGAACAGCTGCCGCACCTTTTACGGATTGATTCACTGATTCCATGTACATCGAGCTCCACGCCCGCTCCGCCTTCAGCTTCCTCGAGGGCGCTTCCCTGCCCGAAGAGCTTGCCGAGCGTTGCGCGGCGCTCGGTCTGCCCGCCATGGCGCTGGTCGATCGCGACGGCGTCTATGGCGCGCCCCGCTTCCACCTGGCGGCGAAGAAAGCGGGCGTCCGCGCGCACCTCGGCGCCGAAGTAACAGTTTCAGGTTTCCAGTTTCCAGTTTCCAGAAAACCTGGCTTTTCGAAACTTGAAACTCGAAACTCGAAACTTCTGCAGTTCCGTCTTCCCTTGCTGGCCGCCACCCGTACCGGCTATCAGAACCTCTGCCGGCTGATCACGCGCGTGAAGCTGCGCGCCAGGAAGAACGAAGGAGCCGCCACCGAGCACGACCTTGCCCAATACGCCGCCGGGCTCATCTGCCTGACCGGTGGCGATGAGGGCCCGCTTGCGGCAGCGCTCGAGCGCGGCGGCATGGAGGAAGCCCGGCGCATGCTCGGCTGCCTGCTCGGCATCTATGGCCGCTCGAACGTGTACGTGGAATTGCAGCGCCACTTCGACCGCGCCGGCGAAGCGCGCAACCGGGCGGCGGTGGAGCTTGCCCGCAGCCTGGGCCTGCCGCTGCTGGCCACTAACGGCGTCGGTTATGCGCAGCCGGAACAGCGCGAAGTGTTGGACGTGCTCACTTCGATCCGCCATCATCGCACGCTCGCCACTGCCGGCCGCCTGCTGGCGCGCAACTCCGAGCGGCATCTGAAGTCCGGAGAGGAAATGGCTCGCCTGTTCGCCGACTTCCCGGAAGCCGTGGCCGCAACCCGCGAACTCTCCTCCCGCCTGGAGTTCACGCTCAACGACCTGGGCTACCGCTTCCCGCGCTACCCGGTGCCGCCCGGGGAGACCATGAACTCCTTCCTGCGGGGCCGCACGGAAGAGGGTGCGCGTACGCGCTATCGTCCGTATCACGCGCGCGCCCGCCGCCAGATCGAGCGCGAGCTCGCGCTGATCGAAAAGCTCGACCTCGCCGGATACTTCCTGATCGTCTGGGACCTGATCCGCTACTGCCGCGAGCAGGGGATCCTGGTGCAGGGGCGCGGCTCGGCCGCCAACAGCGCCGTGTGCTACTCGCTGGGCATCACCGCCGTGGACCCTGTAAGCATGGAGCTGCTGTTCGAGCGTTTCCTTTCCGAGGAGCGCGGCGAGTGGCCGGACATCGATCTCGACCTGCCCAGCGGCGACGCCCGCGAGCGCGTCATCCAGTATCTCTACCGGCGTTATGGCGAGCGCGGCGCCGCCATGACGGCTAACGTCATTACGTATCGTGGGCGCTCAGCGGCGCGCGAGGTGGGCAAGGCGCTGGGCTTCGACCCGCCCACGCTCGACCGCCTGGCCCGCCTCACCGACGCCTGGGAGTACAAGGACCCAGCCGATACCGCCGAGCGGCGCTTCCGCGACGCCGGCATCGACTTGGCGCATCCGCGCATGAAGAAGTTCTTCCAACTCTTTCAGGGCGTGCTCGACCTGCCGCGGCACCTCGGACAGCACTCCGGCGGCATGGTGATCTGCGAAGACGAATTGGACGCGGTGGTTCCGCTCGAGCCTGCCACCATGCCCGGCCGCGTGGTGGTGCAATGGGACAAGGAAGACTGCGCCGACCTGGGCATCATTAAGGTGGACCTGCTCGGCCTGGGGATGATGGCCGCGCTCGGCGACGCTCTCACCCTCATCCGCGAGGGCTACGGCGAGGCAGTGGACCTGGCGCACCTGCCGCCGGACGATCCCGCTGTCTACGCCGCCCTGCAGCAGGCCGACACCGTGGGCATGTTCCAGGTGGAGAGCCGCGCGCAGATGTCCTGCCTGCCGCGCCTGCGCCCGAAAAAGTTCTACGACATCGTGGTGGAAGTGGCCATCATCCGCCCCGGGCCCATCGTCGGCCGCATGGTGCATCCGTATCTCAAGCGCCGCCAGGGACGCGAGCCGGTCGTGTATCCGCACTCTTCGCTCGAGCCGGTGCTGGAACGCACGCTGGGTGTCCCCATCTTCCAGGAACAACTCCTGCGCATGGCCATGATCGCCGCCGGTTTCAGCGGAGGGGAAGCGGAAGAGCTGCGGCGCGCGCTGGGCTTCAAGCGCTCGGTGGCGCGCATGCGCGAGATCGAGATCAAGCTGCGCCGCGGCATGGAGCGCAACGGCATCACCGGCGCCGCCCAGGAGCAGATCGTGCAGTCCATTTCGTCGTTCGCGCTCTACGGCTTCCCGGAATCGCACGCGGCCAGCTTCGCGCTGCTGGCTTACGCCAGCGCCTGGATCAAGTGCCATTACCCGGCCGCGTTCCTGGCCGCGCTGCTCAACAACCAGCCCATGGGCTTCTACCATCCGGCAACGCTGGTGAAAGACGCGCAGCGGCACGGCGTGCGCGTCCTGCCCGCCGACGTCACGCGCTCGGACTGGCTGTGCACGTTGGAACCTACGGATTGTCGAGGGAGTGCGCGAAAGGCGCGCGTCCTTATTCCGCACTCGAAACTTGAAACTCGAAACTCGGAACACGCCGTCCGTCTCGGCCTTCGCTACGTCAAAGGCCTGCGCCGCGAGGCCGCCGAAGCCCTGCTGCGCGAGCGCGCCCGGGCGCCGTTTCGCTCCGTGGACGAACTGGCCGCCCGCATCCCCGAACTGCGCCGGGATGAGCTGGTGACGCTGGCGGAGATTGGAGCGTTGAATGCAGTTTCGGGTTTCTCATTTCTTGTTTCCAGTAGAAACCATGACAACTCGAAACTTGAAACTCGAAACTCGAAACTGGTTTTTCATCGTCGCGACGCGCTCTGGCAGGTGGAGCGGGCCGTGCGCCGCTCCGGACCTCTGCTGGAGGGTATCCACGAGGCCGAGCCCGCTTCGCCGCTCGCACCCATGAGCCACGAAGAGCGCCTGGTCGCCGACTTCCGGGGTACCGGGCTGACGGTCGGCAAACACCCCATGGCCTATCGTCGCGAGGTGCTGGACCTGATGGGCGTACGCCGTGCGGCGGACCTTCCCCGCACGCCGCCCGGCCGGCCGGTGCGCATCGCCGGGTGTGTCATCGCGCGCCAGCGCCCGGGTACGGCCCGCGGCTTCCTGTTTCTGAGTCTGGAAGACGAGACGGGGATCGCCAACGCCATCGTCACGCCGGACATCTTCGACCGCCACCGCCTTCTGCTGGTGAGCGAATCCTTCCTGATGATCGAAGGCGTGCTGCAGAATCAGGACAATGTGATCTCGGTGAAGGCGGAGCGTGTGCAGCCGCTGTCGGTCACCCGCGCTCCCACCCGCTCACACGACTTTCACTGAAGCGTAGACGGCTGATCGTGCAGCACCTGCCGGAGTTTGCGTCCCAGCGCATCGCCGCTGAACGGCTTCTCCAGATACGCGGCGCCGGAGTGGAGCAGTCCCTGGGCGGAGATGCTGCGTTCCGAATAACCGGACATGAACAGCACTCTCAGGCCGGGTCGCGCCTGCCTGAGCCGCTCTGCCAGTTCCCGCCCGTTCATTCCCGGCATGACCATGTCGGTCACCACCGCGTGGATCGGTCCCGGCTCGGCCTCGGCTACACGCAGGGCATCGGCTGCATCCTGAGCTTCCAACACGCGGTACCCGCGTTGTTCCAGGAACTCGCGTGCCAGTTCGCGCACACTTTCCGCGTCTTCCACTACCAGCACCGTCTCGGTGGCGCGCTCCGGCGCCTCTTCTGCTTCTTCCGCCGCTTCGGCCTCTACCTCTTCGAATACCCTCGGCAGATACACCTTGAAGATGGTGCCTTGCCCGGGCTCGCTATAGACCCATATGTAGCCTCCGCTCTGCTTTACGATGCCGTAGAC of Terriglobales bacterium contains these proteins:
- a CDS encoding error-prone DNA polymerase, whose amino-acid sequence is MYIELHARSAFSFLEGASLPEELAERCAALGLPAMALVDRDGVYGAPRFHLAAKKAGVRAHLGAEVTVSGFQFPVSRKPGFSKLETRNSKLLQFRLPLLAATRTGYQNLCRLITRVKLRARKNEGAATEHDLAQYAAGLICLTGGDEGPLAAALERGGMEEARRMLGCLLGIYGRSNVYVELQRHFDRAGEARNRAAVELARSLGLPLLATNGVGYAQPEQREVLDVLTSIRHHRTLATAGRLLARNSERHLKSGEEMARLFADFPEAVAATRELSSRLEFTLNDLGYRFPRYPVPPGETMNSFLRGRTEEGARTRYRPYHARARRQIERELALIEKLDLAGYFLIVWDLIRYCREQGILVQGRGSAANSAVCYSLGITAVDPVSMELLFERFLSEERGEWPDIDLDLPSGDARERVIQYLYRRYGERGAAMTANVITYRGRSAAREVGKALGFDPPTLDRLARLTDAWEYKDPADTAERRFRDAGIDLAHPRMKKFFQLFQGVLDLPRHLGQHSGGMVICEDELDAVVPLEPATMPGRVVVQWDKEDCADLGIIKVDLLGLGMMAALGDALTLIREGYGEAVDLAHLPPDDPAVYAALQQADTVGMFQVESRAQMSCLPRLRPKKFYDIVVEVAIIRPGPIVGRMVHPYLKRRQGREPVVYPHSSLEPVLERTLGVPIFQEQLLRMAMIAAGFSGGEAEELRRALGFKRSVARMREIEIKLRRGMERNGITGAAQEQIVQSISSFALYGFPESHAASFALLAYASAWIKCHYPAAFLAALLNNQPMGFYHPATLVKDAQRHGVRVLPADVTRSDWLCTLEPTDCRGSARKARVLIPHSKLETRNSEHAVRLGLRYVKGLRREAAEALLRERARAPFRSVDELAARIPELRRDELVTLAEIGALNAVSGFSFLVSSRNHDNSKLETRNSKLVFHRRDALWQVERAVRRSGPLLEGIHEAEPASPLAPMSHEERLVADFRGTGLTVGKHPMAYRREVLDLMGVRRAADLPRTPPGRPVRIAGCVIARQRPGTARGFLFLSLEDETGIANAIVTPDIFDRHRLLLVSESFLMIEGVLQNQDNVISVKAERVQPLSVTRAPTRSHDFH
- a CDS encoding DNA polymerase Y family protein, producing the protein MFACLYVPDFPVAAVARGEPELRSRPAAVLEGAPPLFTVTAANEKARAAGVTAGMNELEARARCAELACRRRSPEQEEAARAALLDCACSFSPRVEATAAEAVVLDISGLERLFGPPASLAHRLAGRARELGLRARVAVAANPDAALDAARGFPGVTVISEGQEAERLGGLPLEVLAPPPDILETLERWGIRTLRALAALPEVSVVERLGQPGLHLQKLARGAVSRPLVPAEPALRFEETLDLESPLTLLEPLAFVLSRLLEQLCARLATRTLATNELRLRCELEGMDELSDGRHLHERTLRLPIPMLDPGLFLKLWRLDLAAHPPLAPVIQVALTAEPVKPQVAQNGLFQPLAPQPEKLELVLARLAARTGTGSVGSPEIEDTHRPEAFRMERFQPIAELPNRRIAGLKDGHGTAQPDSSIPHLPLLALRLFRPPRTATVEMRRGRPARIFSSGTRADVLWLAGPWRSSGDWWSEPAWARDEWDVAVRNGSGIALYRLVREGERWSVEGEYD